Genomic DNA from Acuticoccus sp. MNP-M23:
CATGTTCGCTCCGCCACGCTGTCGCGTGCAGTCTTGAGGAGGGCTGAAAGGTGGGTGCGGCTTTCGGGGTCGACGCCGTCGAACAACTCCTCGATCCAGCCGCGGTGGACCTTCGCCATGTCCGCGAATCGCTGGGCGCCCTCATGCGTCAGGCGCACGGTGGCGGACCGGCGGTCGGCACGGCGCACCTTGCGCTCCACGAGGCCGTCTTCGGCAAGTCGGTCGACAAGGCCCGTCACGTTGCCGTTGGTGACCATCAGGCGGCGGGAGAGTTCGCCCAGCGTCACGCCCTCCCCGGCCTTGGCGAGCTGGGCCATCAGGTCGAACCGCGGCAGCGTCATTTGAAATTCGGCGCGCAGGCGGCGGGAGAGTTCGGCCTCCACCTGGTTGGCGGTGGCAAACAGGCGCAGCCACAGCCGCAGCGCATCGGCACCCTCGCTTGCGCGACTTTCGGGGGCGACGCGCTGGTCCATCTACATCACCTCGCCGCCGGCAACCGCAATGGCCTGCCCGGTGATCGATGCCGCAGCGGGGCCTGCCAGCCAGCGGACCGCGTCTGCCACTTCGTCCGGCGCAATCAGCCGGGCCATGGGGTTGTTCTTCGCCAGTGCAGCACGCGCTTCATCGTCGCTGCGGCCGGTTTTGGCGGTGATGTTGGCGATGCTGGCCGCCGTCATCTCGGTGTCGGCAAAGCCGGGGCACACGGCGTTGGCGGTCACGCCGGTCTTCGCGGTTTCCAGCGCCAGCGAGCGGATGAGCCCCAGCACCGCATGCTTGGTCGCAGCATATCCGCCCGCGTAGGCGTAGCCCTTGAGGGAGGCCGTGCTTGCAACGGCGATGATGCGGCCAAAGCCTGCGTCGGTCATCCCCGGCAGCACGAGCTGGATGGCGTTCAGCACCCCTTCGACGTTGACCGCGAACATCCGCCGCAGCATTTCCGGCGCGGTTTTCGCGACAGGCGCGGTCTGCGAAATGCCGGCGGCGGCGACCAGCACGGTGACCGGCCCGAAGGCCGCTTCGGCAGCGCGCACGGCTTCGGCCAGCGCGGCAGGGTCCGTCACATCGGCAGCAAAGCCGCGTGCCTCCCGCAGACCGGAGGCAGTTTGGTCCAGCGGCGCGGCACGGCGACCGACCAGCGAGACGGCGTGCGCGGGCGCCATCGAAGCTGCGACCGCGCGGCCAATGCCTGTTCCCCCGCCAGTGATTAAAACATGGCCTGTCATGGGGACACTGTGCCCTTGTCGTGCTATTCCTTCAAGTCTAAAATACTTCGGTCAGCGAAGGAGAGGCACAATGCGCATTGCAGTGATCGGCGGCGGCCCAGCGGGTCTTTACTTCTCGATTCTCCACAAGCTGGCGGACCCTGCCGCCGAAATCACCATCTACGAGCGCAACCGTCCAAGCGACACGTTCGGCTTTGGCGTGGTTTTTTCAGATGAAACACTTCAGAATTTCGAGAATCACGATGCGGAAAGCTACCGGCTGATCACAAGCCGCTTCGCTTACTGGGACGACGTGGCAGTCTACTTCAAAGATGAAGTTTATCGCATCGGCGGAAACGGC
This window encodes:
- a CDS encoding MarR family transcriptional regulator; protein product: MDQRVAPESRASEGADALRLWLRLFATANQVEAELSRRLRAEFQMTLPRFDLMAQLAKAGEGVTLGELSRRLMVTNGNVTGLVDRLAEDGLVERKVRRADRRSATVRLTHEGAQRFADMAKVHRGWIEELFDGVDPESRTHLSALLKTARDSVAERT
- a CDS encoding SDR family NAD(P)-dependent oxidoreductase produces the protein MTGHVLITGGGTGIGRAVAASMAPAHAVSLVGRRAAPLDQTASGLREARGFAADVTDPAALAEAVRAAEAAFGPVTVLVAAAGISQTAPVAKTAPEMLRRMFAVNVEGVLNAIQLVLPGMTDAGFGRIIAVASTASLKGYAYAGGYAATKHAVLGLIRSLALETAKTGVTANAVCPGFADTEMTAASIANITAKTGRSDDEARAALAKNNPMARLIAPDEVADAVRWLAGPAAASITGQAIAVAGGEVM